From Nymphaea colorata isolate Beijing-Zhang1983 chromosome 6, ASM883128v2, whole genome shotgun sequence, a single genomic window includes:
- the LOC116256612 gene encoding uncharacterized protein LOC116256612: MAKSKKNLNPDEAVLEETTSDPQDVAHRVLAIEIPEQTIGRIGNLEREFGQIRRDMDKAENHRRREMDRQFGDLQRDLAEMRKNQQKEMDEVCAMFRVLASNQQQGVERATQGSNTRQDKGKGLLVAPNYQTDTEVDPNNISHIGTSTEVGRRNTMAPPQDRHQQDAYGERTPCAPRFAHCNQNRAEFTSEGEQDESPARQRRGSRFHTRQEERRTPSVRYEFPKFNREHLREWLFMAERYFLCHHVPEEEWIEIATANMTGEATTHFLWFNHNTDNQTWEKYKASLQLQFGDSTFIDYDEDLKNIVQTTTVPAYKRQFERLASMVRWPEKALIGALKGALRNDIKREMKIHRFEKLEECIAMARLYEERIEERRAEKKAHKFDKQRKKNSYPSGSRNNRRELVPYKKENDPRPYHNSYQGQGKKPPLRYLTPQQIEEYRRKGLCYRCEGKWDKYHKCPAYFWVQVISDVDTSSCTDSDSSSSASYESSSSSSEEEVIQTRRHRHTEKKKEVTKEEAPTKEEKPTEAESLHSMQNPNKPNSFRVFGRINGKKILTLLDNGATRNFLTEEAARKCNVLLESSQPQTIVVGGGLRLKCLSEGKNMEIVIKKKSFRIDFLVIPLDGVDLILGMPWFFTLGIISWDVRNFSMTFTPDGETESMTLQGITSTTRPKAALRAIEAAQPACWVMALATDVPAKEEQEEIVPERIQKVFDQYGDIFEEPKGRPPPRSYDHKIIMTQGAEPVNVRPYRYGYNQKAEIERLVKENLESGIVQPSSSPFSSPVLLVKKKDNTWRFCVDYHALNEATVKDRHPIPVIDELLDELAGATIFSKIDLRVGYHQIRMDKDDVPKTAFRTHDGHYEFLVMPFGLTNTPATFQRCMNDIFRQYLRNFILVFFDDILIYSRSEELHEQHLNVALQVLRDNQLYAKRSKCSFGQPSIGYLGHIVCQQGVRADPEKLDAMQRWPLPKDMKGLRGFLGLTGYYRRFIQGYGLIAQPLTQM, encoded by the coding sequence GCCGCATTGGCAACCTAGAGCGTGAATTCGGCCAGATCCGTAGAGACATGGACAAGGCCGAGAATCATAGGCGGCGAGAAATGGATAGGCAATTCGGCGATCTCCAGCGCGACTTAGCCGAAATGAGGAAGAACCAACAGAAAGAGATGGACGAAGTCTGCGCCATGTTTAGGGTTCTTGCTTCCAACCAGCAACAGGGAGTTGAAAGGGCTACTCAGGGCTCGAATACACGACAAGACAAAGGTAAAGGTTTGCTAGTCGCACCGAACtaccaaaccgacactgaggtcGATCCCAACAATATTTCGCATATTGGGACGAGTACAGAGGTAGGCCGAAGGAACACTATGGCGCCCCCTCAAGATCGGCATCAACAAGATGCCTACGGTGAAAGAACCCCCTGCGCTCCACGATTTGCCCATTGCAATCAGAATAGGGCAGAATTTACTTCAGAAGGGGAGCAAGACGAGTCCCCAGCTCGTCAAAGAAGAGGATCTCGATTCCATACTAGGCAGGAAGAGCGTCGAACCCCATCAGTGCGCTATGAGTTCCCTAAGTTTAATAGGGAACACCTGCGTGAATGGCTTTTCATGGCAGAGCGTTATTTCTTGTGTCACCACGTCCCCGAAGAGGAATGGATAGAGATAGCTACAGCTAACATGACAGGGGAAGCCACGACGCATTTTCTGTGGTTCAACCACAATACAGATAATCAGACGTGGGAGAAGTACAAGGCCAGTCTCCAACTACAATTTGGAGATTCGACTTTTATCGATTACGATGAGGACTTGAAAAACATAGTCCAGACCACTACCGTGCCCGCATACAAGAGGCAATTCGAACGCCTAGCCAGCATGGTAAGATGGCCAGAaaaggccctcatcggagcATTAAAAGGTGCCCTTCGTAATGACATTAAGCGAGAGATGAAAATCCATCGCTTTGAGAAGCTAGAAGAATGCATCGCCATGGCACGCCTGTATGAAGAGCGAATCGAGGAGAGAAGAGCCGAGAAAAAGGCTCACAAATTTGATAAGCAGAGGAAGAAAAACTCCTACCCCTCTGGTTCTCGCAACAATAGAAGGGAGTTAGTTCCTTACAAGAAGGAGAACGACCCACGGCCCTACCACAACTCCTACCAAGGGCAGGGCAAGAAACCGCCCCTACGCTACCTCACGCCTCAACAAATAGAGGAATACAGACGAAAGGGTCTGtgctacagatgtgagggaaaATGGGACAAATATCACAAGTGCCCAGCCTATTTCTGGGTACAGGTGATAAGTGATGTAGACACAAGCTCGTGTACAGACAGCGACTCGTCTTCCAGTGCGTCTTATGAGTCCAGTTCATCCTCGTCCGAAGAGGAAGTGATTCAGACACGCAGGCATAGACAcaccgagaaaaagaaagaggtcaCCAAGGAAGAGGCTCCTACTAAAGAGGAGAAGCCTACCGAGGCTGAGTCTCTTCATTCGATGCAAAACCCAAACAAACCCAACTCGTTTAGGGTATTTGGGAGGATCAACGGCAAGAAGATCCTCACATTGTTGGATAACGGGGCAACTAGAAACTTCCTAACAGAGGAAGCAGCCAGGAAATGTAACGTCCTCTTGGAATCCAGTCAACCCCAAACGATTGTTGTGGGAGGGGGTCTAAGGCTGAAATGCCTAAGTGAAGGGAAGAACATGGAAATAGTCATAAAGAAAAAGTCCTTCAGAATCGACTTCCTTGTCATTCCCCTCGATGGCGTCGACTTGATTCTCGGTATGCCCTGGTTCTTCACACTGGGCATTATTTCATGGGACGTGAGGAATTTCAGTATGACCTTCACGCCCGATGGAGAGACAGAGTCAATGACCCTACAAGGGATCACGAGCACTACTCGTCCCAAGGCTGCCTTACGAGCCATAGAGGCTGCACAACCTGCGTGTTGGGTGATGGCACTCGCTACGGATGTGCCAgcaaaagaagagcaagaagagatTGTGCCAGAACGAATACAGAAGGTGTTCGACCAATACGGGGACATCTTTGAGGAGCCCAAGGGTCGTCCTCCTCCTAGATCATACGATCACAAAATCATCATGACACAAGGGGCCGAACCTGTAAATGTACGGCCCTACCGGTATGGATACAACCAGAAGGCTGAGATcgagcgtctggttaaagaaaatcttgaaagcGGCATCGTTCAACCCAGCAGtagtcctttttcttctcctgttctactcgtgaagaagaaggacaataCATGGCGCTTCTGTGTTGACTATCACGCCCTAAACGAAGCCACAGTAAAAGATCGCCATCCCATACCTGTGATCGACGAGCTATTGGATGAACTAGCCGGAGCAACCATCTTCTCCAAAATTGATCTTAGGGTCGGCTACCATCAGATTAGGATGGACAAGGATGATGTTCCAAAGACCGCATTTCGCACGCATGACGGCCATTACGAATTTCTGGTCATGCCCTTCGGTCTTACTAACACCCCTGCAACATTCCAGAGATGTATGAATGACATCTTTCGACAGTACCTCCGGAACTTTATTCTAGTCTTTTTCGATGACATTTTGATATACAGTCGCAGCGAGGAACTGCATGAACAACATCTCAACGTAGCTCTTCAAGTGTTAAGGGATAACCAGTTGTATGCAAAAcggtccaaatgcagctttggacaaccaaGCATTGGTTATCTGGGGCACAtcgtgtgccaacaaggggttcgggcagaccccgaaaaattggaCGCCATGCAaagatggccactgcctaaggataTGAAAGGTCTCAGAGGCTTCCTAGGCCTCACAGGATATTATCGGAGGTTTATTCAAGGTTATGGGCTTATTGCACAACCTCTGACGCAGATGTAA